Within Cucumis melo cultivar AY chromosome 4, USDA_Cmelo_AY_1.0, whole genome shotgun sequence, the genomic segment aatataattaagtttTGGTTTAATATATTTTCTAGTGGAAGACATGAATGGATTAAATTAACAACTTGAATGGAAAAGTAAGAATGAGTCATGACTTTCTCATAAAGTTTGATTTTcattggttttttatttttatttttatttttattatatttgatttgataAAAATCTATAGATATTATTTCATGAATAAATATAGGACATAATAATTGGTGTGTATTTAGCTAAGTTTGGTTAGCTTATATTTTTAGTAACTAGTAATTTGGTCTATGGGTGTTAACTAAATTCTGTCTTACAAATAACTAATTTTAGACTAATCTAATTAACTTGTCATGTTATCTTTTCCCTCTCCTCTTATGGTATTCGTTTAGAAACgtagaaatttttttttgtgtgtgtaaTTCAACTTAACATTTTTTAGGGACAAATGGTGATAACATGTGAACAACCTTTTTCCCAAAATGTTTAAACATTCCTATATGATTGGCTTTGTACATTACTattattcttttcaaatttgCCTCATAATTATATTCTTTTTAGCTGATTCTTTGGTAATTTGTGAAGTTAATTGACCACATATatataaaggaaaaagaatgtTACTTAAATTATAATCCCTTTTTATCAATGTAATTAGTAACTTGTTGTCATGATCTCAATTTTTGCTTCACCTCATTCTAAATCCAAAGAAAATCACTTCAAAACATGAAAGATGTATATAATTATTGACCATATATATAGGGTCATATATAATATTGGATCGTGCTAGTAATCGATAAGTGTCGTAGGTTTAATAAATAACTTAAAAACTATTATTACTTTAATCCAGGATGATAGTCTATCTAAAATTTATTATCCTATTATATAGAAACGTCTAAACAACATGGGGTTTCTCGTAATCTCATCAAGATCATATTGGGAGATGACATTTATTCTTAAAAGAGCACATtgtttatacatatatatacagtTTGATTAATGCAACTAAGTGAGAGAGTGAGGATGAAAGGATTCAAATCTATCCAACATCTTAGCGAAAAAGAAACATATATGTTTTAACTAAGTTGAGCGATGTTTAAATTTTAGAGGTGCAACATAATCAATCGCTTGatttattaaatagttttttagATGCAAAGTTGTACTAAGATTCGATACTCAAACTTCATTATTAGACaatatttttggatttttttaagaataataataaaaaataaaaactactTACACTTCATGAGAGAAAGAATCCACAACACTTGATCTTGCCATTATTTGACAAGTGATTTTTTAATGCATGTAATGATAAGATCGTAAAATGCTAACATACAAGAAATTGTAACAAATTGAAATGAATCAATGAAAAGTAAAAGTATGCAACATATCTATCCGGATGAAAGAGTAAAGTACTTACTCTATAAACCActctttcaaaaaataaattgtttttacCCAACTCGGGTCGAACCCTAGAGAGCTTTTAAACGAGAAAAGACTTTTATTAAATCTAAACTTGTTAAATGAAAATGTTAGTAACTTCTtagaaatattaaaaagaatgtAGTAATTAGTTCAACAATCTTGTGTAACttcaaaaaaactaaaaattcaCTGGTAAATATACAAGAAAGCTTCAGACGAAGACAATGGTATAAATCTTTTCTTCTCAAAAGATTAAAGAGTAAAAGATGTTGATGCGTAAATGTTTTTGCTCACTTtgtcattttttataatttctctatttatttttagcctttttaataatttcgttatgatatatataaaaagtaaattttaaggaataaaatttaaaaaatagagcTTCAAGTCAGGAATTAATCTTCTTATCAAGTCCCATGGCATTGTGGGACTTTGGCACTTATTTGATTGAGGCTTCCACTTATGGTAGAAATTTTAAGGTAAAATGAAAACATTTCcacataaataaagaaaaagaaatttcaaatatatatatataagagaaTTTTAAAGATAATGAATATGTGGTAGGTTTAAGATTTaagagttttcttttttctttcttttttttttttttaataaaaagagtTTCATGCAAGGgacaataaaaattaatttgaattttttgacATTATTACTAATATGCATAGAATCAAATAATTAGTTATATTATATGAAATTAAGTCATTGGTGAAAGGATATATAAATATGTATTTAATCAATTATCTTAATTGTTACATGAACTCTCATATAATTAAAActcttgaaaaatatttattaaatatataaaatttatcaaTCACTCAACTTTGATACCTCTgactaattttattttagaataaGATTGGCAACACAaaatagaacaattttaaaaaattactaagtaagtaaataaaaatattcatatatatatatatatataaagaataacactaaaataaaataaattcaatCCAAAGTCGatacattttaattttaaaatattgatcttaaatacaaaaaatttaatttacaacgaataatatatgttaaaagaaaataaaagaaatattaacTCAATAATCCACTCAAAAGGTGAGGGAAAAGATTCTTTAATGAAATGGGCAAAGATGAAAAACAAGTTATAATTAATCCATTATCCACACAAGCCTATATGTTTGGAAAAATTGAAACACAGTGACATATTAGCATATatacataataataatttaattaattatgttatccacataaaattatattctaacATCAAAATTTTCATCTAAGTTAGAAGATTCCTTTGGACATCACAAATTAATAAATTAGAGCCTAAGAAGTTCTATTAAGatggaaaaaaaggaaaataattgaaatatatagttttttgCATTAAAAGAAAATGTCATAAGGAGAGACCTGTTAAAAGAAGCAACAGAGTTTTGCTATAAAAAAGATGAATCCATGAAAACTAACAAACTTCCCACAAATCAGCCATGAGAATGAGTGGTTgttccaaaaagaaaatgagaataTGAGACTATAAATAATGGATTGATGAGGAAAATGAAAAGGGCAAGCAATAAGAGCatagagaaaaaggaaaaaaaacaaaaaaaaaaaaaaaaacaaaggttTGGTTCATTTTAATTTTGGTCTGGCAAGGTCTTGAATAAACTTAGGTGTTTTTACCTATTTGGGGTTCTTTCTTAGACCTTGACCAGCCCAAAAAGCTTGCTTTTCAGAAAGAACCTCAAAGAAAAAGACAACATAAAATAAGAAAGGtcgttttactattttatttttgcttGGGTCTTcgtccaaaaaaagaaaaatggtggCAGGTTGTAAAATTAAGCTTTTGATGGTTTTGGTTTCAATGGCTGTTCTTATGCCAACTCTTAGAGCTGGTATTGCTGAATTTGATGACTATTTGCTCCAAAAGGCTGAAGAAGCTAAACAAGCTTCTCTTGAAGCTTTCCACCCTGACCCCATGAATGTCACTGACCATTTCAATCAACATGTTCATCTGTATGTTTATATATTATCTTTCTACTTCATTTCTGACTTCCCATTTGGATGGACTTTTTAAGAGatattgacattgacattgatgttttgttttgttttgttttgtatGTAGAGCTTTGGAGGGGATAGAGGGAAGCAATAGTACTAGGAGGAGCCTAGCGAAATACAAAGGGCCCTGCTTGGCTACAAATCCAATTGATCGTTGCTGGCGTTGTGACCCAAATTGGGCCAAGAACCGTAAGAAACTTGCCAAGTGTGTGCTTGGTTTCGGCAGAAAGACCACTGGTGGCAAAAAAGGACGTATCTACGTTGTGACTGATCCATCAGACAACGATGTTGTTAATCCTAAGCCTGGAACCCTTCGATATGGCGCTCTTCAGAAGCGACCACTATGGATCATTTTTGCGCGTAGCATGATCATTAGGCTGTCCAAGGAGCTTATGGTGACTAGCCACAAGACAATTGATGCTCGTGGTTCCAATGTTCACATTGCCTATGGTGCTGGTCTTAGCATTCAATTCGCTCGGAATGTAATCATCCATGGCCTTCGCATCCACCATGTCATCTCGACTGGTGGTGGCATGATCCGAGACACTGCCAACCATGTCGGTCTTAGAACAGTTAGTGATGGAGACGGTATCTCCATCTTTGGATCATCCAACATCTGGCTCGATCATCTCTCCATGTCTAATTGCCAAGATGGACTTATCGACGCAATCCAAGGCTCTACTGCCATCACCATCTCCAACTCTCATTTCACTCATCACAATGATGTAAACTATATGATTCAAATTACTTATTACACATACTCTTTAACCTTTCAAAAACATAACTTCTACTCACCCTTTTATTACACAGGTGATGCTGTTTGGTGCAAGTGATTCATATCAAGGCGACTCGATCATGCAAGTGACCGTCGCATTCAACCATTTTGGAAAGGGATTAGTGCAGAGAATGCCAAGATGCAGATGGGGTTTCTTCCATGTCGTCAACAATGATTACACTCACTGGCTCATGTACGCCATTGGTGGCAGTCAACATCCCACCATTATCAGTCAAGGAAACCGTTTCATTGCCCCACCCAACCCTGCTGCAAGACAggtaaaaagaagaaaaaaccaaaacaGTCTAATAGATACCCTGACAGAAAGAAATTCATTAACGAATAATGTTTGTATACATGCAGATTACAAATAGAAACTATGCACCAGAGAGTGTATGGAAAACATGGACATGGAGATCGGAAGGAGATTTGATGATGAATGGAGCATATTTCATTCAGTCCGGGAATCCAAGCAAACGAAGACCATACAGCAGGTTCGACATGATAAAGGCTAAGCCTGGCACTTTTGTTAGAAGGCTTACTCGCTTCTCTGGCTCACTCAACTGTTTTGTTGGTCGCCCATGCTAAACAGAACAGAACAGACCATCAACaaaccaaattttatttttattttcaaactttaatttatttcacTATTTTacaaccaaaaaagaaaaaaaaacacaaaatcaTGGCGAAGAATAAGAGAAACGTAGAGGATGAGAGAACTGCAAAAATGGAATCTTTCAGAAAACCAATCAGCTGCAAAGGGAAGAAGATTATGAACAAAGCAACTGGAAGAAGGCCTGATCtattttcattcattttttaaattatttagacGATTTGTTATTGTTGTTTGTCATTTCTATCAGTTGCTTGTACTATTCATTCACTTTGCTTTGGTTATAAGAGACAAATTTCATTTccttttattaaaatattttatttttattattattgatctattttcattttatatgtttttgtTCTTTGTCCTTTCATTATCCTGATAAAAGTTGGCTGTCCCTTTTGGATATCGATTTGTTTCTATCTCAAATATCAATGTAGTGTAGAAACATGAAGCTCATGACAAAAAAGAATTAATGGATTACAAAATACAGTTTCCATTGCAAAAAAACAAAGAGAAGGAAAAACATGATATGATCGCATAATTGAATAACTCATCTGATATTATTGGGAAtatttcataatctcatttATACTTTGTTGATGATATATTGTTGTTCGCGAAAACAAACTCGAAATAGATAGACAATCTTCCCATCATCATCAAAGCCTTTGaatcaaactcaaaatcttCAAAGATTCTACCAAGAATCATATCTCTCAACCTTTAATTCGGAAGAGACTTAAAATGACAATGAGTTAGTGCCAATCTACTCTCTTTGTTCTTTTGGTTGTTTATTGTCTCATATACATTTGCTTTAGGAtgttataatataatattgtgTAATCGTCAAAATTCAGTGCCAAAATACTTTTTAGGTTAAATAATGAAATAAGCTGCCTTCCATCGTGTAGTTCTCAAAAGGTTACTCAAATCAAGAGGTTTTTCCAATATGGCCGATAGAGTTCATAGCTAAGGCCTCTCAAAGTTTAAACTTTTGATCATCAAGATGTTTAGCCTTCCTCGATGAAATTTCTTAAAAATCATATGATGTTTTATTCTTAGTTTGTTAAAAGCAATGACCATAGTTGAGGGGTCGGTGATCTTTTTGAGGTATCTAACCAAATTGAAAAGATTACAACTTCTTGATTCATCAATTGCATGAAaggtgataaaagaaagaatgtCTCTCTTATCGGTACACATTCTTTGGTGAATaccttttatttgttttcttgatGTTCTCTAATTTAGTTATGATTTAGTAGGAAAAGATAACTAGGGGAGAAAAAAGTTAAATGTACATAACATTTTTCTTAGTAAGGTGGAAGATTAAAAAAGGCATAGGAAACAAGTGGTTATTTAGCTATAAAAAATTCTATCGAAAAAGAtacaacaaaaaataaaattgcatAAACATAATGCTCAAGATCATGTAATGCGCAAAGGAGCTTGAACCCGCTCAAGTTTTATATGCATACAAACATCTTGAGCTCATGAGCAATTTATGCTAATCACATTGAGGATATATCGATAGTATATATAATTTACCAAGGGGCTTTCATATCCTTTGTTGCACCCAATGGTTAAGCAAATACTTGCATACTTTATTGATGAACTTCTAAAAAGGAAAGTGGCACATTTCCGTAGTTTTTCTTACTCAAGGTTTAAGTGACGTTTTGTTACATTGGTTACCTTTTTCTACTTAGTACTGTTTGATCTTACGTTATGTTAGTTACTTTTGGACGAAAATTTAGATGGCGACAACACCAACATTGACCGACAACTTTGAATGAATTTTGTGAAACCAAAATAAGCTTTGATGCTTCTTCAAAACATCGACTCATCTGTACCAGACATTGGTTCTCTTAAAAACACCATGTTGAAAACTTGGGAATCCTTGGGACAGAATTCAGTGTCAATTCCTTTATTTCTACATGGAGAACAATGTGTTTCTTTTTACTCAAAGAGCATTGGAAGGTCCTTAATGGTTGCTAGTTATGTCGGGAAGGGTAAAAGTTGAAATGCAACACCAATATTTAGTTGATGGGAATTGCGAAAGGGCCACTTTGGCAATTGTGACATTTTCTTCTTCCTCGTCTGCtgtttcctttcctttttttcttttaataatgaGTTGCAGCTACATGTGGAGAAACacagaaggaagaaaaaagaaagaaaaaaaaccttcTCAATGTGAAGAAGTGATTCTAAATATTTACCAGGTTGTGTCAGCTTAGAGAAGCCAAGTTAGGCTGTTCAATCTCTCTTTCAGTTGCTTCAAAAAGAATGCATACATAGAAGCCATAACTAGAACCTCTACTTGCTCAACATTTGAGATTCCTCAGCCTAATACTGAATTGAACTAGGTTATGTTATACTCTAATACAAAACAGAACAACCTAGTACATGTAAATATGCCATTCACCCATAAAGTTGCATCAAAATAGAACTAGAAATTGATCCGATCATCTAAGCACTGTCAGATTCATTCCCGGAGTCTATATTCATTGGCTGTGTATTCTTATATCCACTGATTTCTTCCTTGTATCGTTTTTTGTCATCCCGAGCCTTCGATTCATAAGGTTCTTTCTCTTCCGCTGCAAGTACATTAATCAAGGCTCAGATAAAATACAAGTGTTTCTCAGCTTACGTTGGCATAGGAATCTTTGATACAAGATAtccaattaaaattttaaaacgcCACATACCCGACATCTTATTCCACTTGTCTCCAAGTACTCGCCCTAACTCCGTGAAAGAAATTCCAGGATTACTCTTCTTTATGTTCTGCAATGAGGAAATACAGGTAAGCAAACTATCAAAATAATCCTACGATGGCAAACACCCAACAACAGTTGGGGAGAGGGAGGTTTCTTGAGTAAATAACCTCTCTTTCCATCTTAGAGAAGAACATGAAACCAGATATTGCTCTCTTTGGTGCATTTGgatccttcttctttttctgttttttcttctttgaaccATCGTCAGCCCCTTCTCTAGATTTCTTCTTGGCAGGTGCCTTGGAAGCCGAAGGGTCCTTTTTGGCCTCCTTTTTTCCAGGTTTCTGAAAAGGGAAGCTCAGTGAGCATATAGAATGCAAGTGTATTTTCAACtctagggttttaaaaaaaaattgcagacCTCTTTTTCACCTCCACTTGCACTTCCGTCAGAATCATCCCCACCTGAATCATCAGTTGGAGAACCCCCATCATCCTTGTCAGCAACAAAATCTGAATCCTATAACAACGCAACCAAATTATATGGATCCGGACATGAACATCAAAAggcaaatataaatatatacgCACATAAGTTCATTCAAACACAATGATATGTTTGAATACATGGCAGGATGCAAATTCAGGCACTTATAAACTATAGGCAAAAGTTGCAATACTAAATAAGTTCGTTAGCTTCAGCATTAGTACTACCTATTGTCCATTGAATACATGCCAGGATGCAACTATCAGGCACTTATAAACTTATAGGCAAAAGTTGCAATACAAAATAGACAACAAAACAATTCGCAAATTATGTTGCATACAAGGTAATCCATGGTAAATCTATTAacaaatgacaattttttttagaagcCAACAAGTGACATCTACATTTGAATGGATATTCACAAGTACCCATGGCTCTCAATATATAGACTGTACTGAGCCTCAGATACCTCATATcatttcaatattctttattgACCACTAAATGTTGGGCAATCATGCAAAACTTTTGATGTAAAGATTTTCCAAAACTTCCAAAATCCAACCGAGTAAAAGGCCATTTAACCAGTCTGCAACGCTAGAATTTGAGAGGCACAAGTATTATAAATTAACCACCATACACAGGCAGGGGCATCCAAAAGTACCATGTGTCATGAATAAACAATGAATATCTGATATGACTGTATTCCTAGTTGCCGATGGATCACAGAACACTCAATAATTGACCATACCCTTAAACTATCCATGCCTTCCCTTTTCGTCCTTTCCCATGACTACAAATAACTATTGGTGGGAGTCCGATTCACATAACAAGCCCTTTCCATCATCCATCCATTCCTTCAAGTGGGTGTTGAATTCACCCAGCTAGTTCTATGTATTAACCCATAATTGCAAATAATTTTTGGTGGAAGTCACACTTTCAAAACTTTATTAGCAACTTTCAAACACAAACCATCTTCTATACAAACATGTCACGGCTAGTATTCCTAATGTTATTCCCCACTATTTTTCTGAAATAGTACTCCATATCATCAATCACATCCTGAAATTCTCAGTTATGATGGTATGCATCCATGAAGCCATCTATAGTTTAAACCCAAGAAACAAGCCCAGGACAAGTAATTAACTGCAATCTGATTGGGCCCGAGAATCAAAAGCCTCGCCCACTACAATTCCTACACAACTTTTTCCTAGTAATCTCCTCTACCACAACCAGCAATATTAGAACCTGGAAACATGCTAACCAACTTGGTCTCAACAGCTACTTCAGCCAAAATACTGCCCCAACTAACGACCACCACTTGACATTAACCCAGCAAAGTAAACATCCTAATGCTTCCTAGTCTTAAATAAAATGCACAGTAGGCCAAAACTGTTTACCACCATAAAAAAAGAACCCTAATTGCCAGTCCTAAACAGGTAAAAGCTTACCTCTTCATCACTCTCATCTCCACCAGCTTCATTTCTAATGCGCTCAAGATGTGGGTCAACAGCATCATCATCATCCTCTTGGAGAACAGCTGCCACGCCATCTCTAGCCTGAGCATCTCCCAAGTTCATGATCTTCAAACCCTTCCCACTGCAGGGATGAATAAATAAGATAAGATGAAATAAA encodes:
- the LOC103487022 gene encoding probable pectate lyase 19 codes for the protein MVAGCKIKLLMVLVSMAVLMPTLRAGIAEFDDYLLQKAEEAKQASLEAFHPDPMNVTDHFNQHVHLALEGIEGSNSTRRSLAKYKGPCLATNPIDRCWRCDPNWAKNRKKLAKCVLGFGRKTTGGKKGRIYVVTDPSDNDVVNPKPGTLRYGALQKRPLWIIFARSMIIRLSKELMVTSHKTIDARGSNVHIAYGAGLSIQFARNVIIHGLRIHHVISTGGGMIRDTANHVGLRTVSDGDGISIFGSSNIWLDHLSMSNCQDGLIDAIQGSTAITISNSHFTHHNDVMLFGASDSYQGDSIMQVTVAFNHFGKGLVQRMPRCRWGFFHVVNNDYTHWLMYAIGGSQHPTIISQGNRFIAPPNPAARQITNRNYAPESVWKTWTWRSEGDLMMNGAYFIQSGNPSKRRPYSRFDMIKAKPGTFVRRLTRFSGSLNCFVGRPC